One part of the Tachysurus fulvidraco isolate hzauxx_2018 chromosome 23, HZAU_PFXX_2.0, whole genome shotgun sequence genome encodes these proteins:
- the LOC113655158 gene encoding specifically androgen-regulated gene protein: MPMRDSWPCDSASGSSLSMNSASSCDSVISINSGYSDDSMEHLSAEERACLMYLEETIESLVEEDDSGVSNDEPDHPSRKVTNKMNHLHQVNPEGLSVHDNPNTILGKDHRSRKLLVPTPLVLANGNSKLLKKKDFSSTEQKPAVLVNTPKTSPFNSHQSSALPTFAGGTAISPPNPGRHEPNAYSYSDLTDGPPPFIPEPPVRPDTSSGPIAKDHPPKSNLQKSGSDKKPKSVSSEIPVVLLPPPSDFMDEPVLLPPANTPCQSESMPVASPGFDRHIGTNKSLPSLSTSPRLSINDLDKLRKKASIKKTPEIAPVVQAKSVHNVPDQASSPKLGPDPSATTAVEYVEPKSPPSVAPKPKKLPSSIVLKTHKDAAPGHTLVSPGDRMMINQQKVHQEALKKLGLLKPNEIDVGFCPSPPNKASPQTYFNTSTSVASPAEHTGTTDSVLVHAEHHAVVEAQGKTAFSYLPVNPEKGENLLITRAPSPKPYEIKSASMERSGAGLKSFTLENPSHLTSQEESLRNSRSQPAYEGSLKDFSVNQTPAESTREPELRRSLPIPVPSQPKVEPQKPLRSHGISVVISPERGDDRKQALRRLGLGMIKD, from the exons ATGCCGATGCGCGACTCCTGGCCATGTGACTCTGCGTCAGGATCGTCACTCAGCATGAACAGTGCAAGCAGCTGTGACAGCGTGATCAGCATCAACTCTGGCTAT AGTGACGACAGCATGGAGCATCTCTCTGCCGAGGAACGGGCATGCCTCATGTACTTGGAGGAAACCATTGAGTCCCTGGTGGAAGAGGACGACAGCGGTGTGTCAAATGATGAACCAGACCATCCGTCTCGCAAAGTGACAAATAAGATGAATCACCTTCACCAAGTTAATCCAGAGG GGCTGTCTGTTCATGACAATCCTAATACAATTTTAGGAAAAGACCACAGATCCCGTAAATTGCTTGTTCCAACTCCACTAGTTTTGGCCAACGGCAATTCcaaattactgaaaaaaaaagatttctccAGTACTGAACAAAAACCAGCCGTTCTGGTTAACACACCTAAAACTAGTCCATTCAACTCTCACCAGTCTTCAGCATTACCGACTTTTGCAGGAGGAACTGCTATATCACCTCCAAATCCTGGTAGACACGAGCCAAATGCTTACTCGTACAGTGACCTGACTGACGGGCCTCCTCCCTTTATACCTGAGCCACCAGTAAGACCTGACACTTCAAGTGGTCCTATAGCAAAAGACCACCCTCCTAAAAGCAATCTTCAGAAGTCCGGGTCAGATAAAAAGCCCAAGAGTGTTTCATCCGAAATACCAGTGGTActgcttcctcctccttcagACTTTATGGATGAGCCGGTGTTACTTCCACCAGCCAACACGCCATGTCAAAGTGAAAGCATGCCAGTTGCCTCTCCAGGTTTTGATAGACATATAGGGACAAACAAGTCTCTACCGTCACTGTCTACATCTCCAAGGCTTTCTATAAATGATCTAGACAAGTTGCGTAAAAAAGCTTCAATAAAGAAGACCCCTGAAATAGCACCAGTAGTTCAAGCAAAATCTGTCCATAATGTCCCAGACCAAGCAAGTTCTCCAAAACTTGGTCCAGATCCCAGCGCAACTACTGCAGTGGAATATGTAGAACCAAAAAGTCCACCCAGTGTGGCACCCAAACCCAAAAAACTGCCTTCCAGCATCGTCCTAAAAACCCACAAAGATGCCGCACCTGGTCATACCCTCGTTTCACCCGGTGACCGTATGATGATCAACCAACAGAAGGTTCACCAAGAAGCTCTGAAAAAACTAGGCTTGCTAAAGCCTAACGAGATTGACGTAGGCTTCTGCCCCAGTCCACCAAACAAGGCTTCTCCACAAACTTACTTTAACACAAGCACTTCTGTAGCATCACCTGCAGAACATACAGGTACCACAGATTCTGTGCTTGTGCATGCCGAGCACCATGCAGTAGTTGAGGCGCAAGGAAAAACAGCTTTTTCATATTTACCTGTAAACCCTGAGAAAGGAGAAAATCTGTTGATCACAAGGGCGCCAAGTCCAAAACCCTATGAAATCAAATCGGCATCCATGGAGCGATCGGGTGCTGGTCTGAAAAGCTTTACACTCGAGAATCCTTCACACTTAACAAGCCAGGAAGAGAGTCTGCGGAATAGCCGATCTCAACCTGCTTATGAAGGAAGCTTGAAGGACTTTAGTGTTAACCAGACACCTGCTGAATCAACCAGAGAGCCAGAGCTGAGGAGATCTCTGCCCATCCCTGTTCCCTCACAGCCAAAGGTCGAGCCCCAGAAGCCTCTTCGATCACACGGCATCAGCGTGGTCATCTCCCCGGAGCGAGGCGACGACCGCAAGCAGGCTCTGAGGAGACTGGGACTGGGAATGATCAAAGACTAA